A window of the Aquarana catesbeiana isolate 2022-GZ linkage group LG05, ASM4218655v1, whole genome shotgun sequence genome harbors these coding sequences:
- the MOS gene encoding proto-oncogene serine/threonine-protein kinase mos: MPSPIPVERFLPRDLSPSIDLRPCSSPLELSRYKSGDGGAFCSRPAPCRLPPRLAWCSIDWEQVRVLEPLGSGGFGSVYRATYRGQTVALKKVKRCSKNRLASRQSFWGELNAARLCHPHVVRVLAASASCPGDTGSPGTIIMEYAGSGTLHRRIYGRSPPLGRACCLRYARHITDGLRFLHRGGVVHLDLKPANVLLAPGDLCKIGDFGCSQRLREDGGEACNTQLRHLGGTYTHRAPELLRGEPVTAKADIYSFAVTLWQMVTRELPYTGDRQCVLYAVVAYDLRPEIGDIFLGTEEGKATRDIVQNCWAARPEDRPSSEELINTICLIQTEEDSPIVPEYSPQQGEPQKSPSMGDNLDCPSSAHTTCLQDLFFS, encoded by the coding sequence ATGCCGTCCCCAATCCCCGTTGAGCGGTTCCTCCCCCGGGATCTGTCCCCCTCCATAGACCTCCGTCCGTGCAGCAGTCCTCTGGAGCTGAGCCGTTACAAGTCCGGTGATGGTGGCGCCTTCTGCAGCCGCCCGGCCCCATGCAGGCTCCCTCCCCGACTGGCCTGGTGCAGCATAGACTGGGAGCAGGTTCGGgtgctggagccgctgggctcggGGGGCTTCGGCTCGGTGTACCGGGCCACCTACCGCGGGCAGACGGTGGCTCTGAAGAAGGTAAAGCGCTGCAGCAAGAACCGGCTGGCGTCCCGGCAGAGCTTTTGGGGCGAGCTGAACGCCGCCCGCCTCTGCCACCCACACGTGGTCCGCGTCCTGGCCGCCAGCGCCTCGTGCCCCGGGGACACCGGTAGTCCTGGCACCATCATCATGGAGTACGCCGGCAGCGGCACCCTGCACCGCCGCATCTACGGCCGGAGCCCCCCTCTGGGGAGGGCCTGCTGCCTGCGCTACGCCCGACATATCACAGATGGGCTCCGCTTCCTGCACCGGGGCGGCGTGGTGCACCTGGACCTGAAGCCGGCCAACGTGCTGCTGGCCCCGGGAGACCTGTGCAAGATCGGGGACTTCGGCTGCTCGCAGAGGCTGCGGGAGGACGGCGGGGAAGCCTGCAATACCCAACTCCGCCACCTAGGGGGCACATACACCCACCGGGCACCGGAGCTGCTCCGCGGAGAGCCGGTCACCGCCAAGGCAGACATCTACTCCTTCGCCGTCACATTGTGGCAGATGGTGACCCGGGAGCTGCCTTACACCGGGGACCGCCAGTGTGTGCTCTACGCCGTGGTGGCCTATGATCTGCGCCCGGAGATCGGAGACATCTTCCTGGGGACCGAGGAGGGCAAAGCGACCAGGGACATTGTACAGAACTGCTGGGCTGCCCGGCCCGAGGACCGACCCAGTTCCGAGGAACTGATCAACACAATCTGCCTCATCCAGACCGAGGAGGACAGCCCTATAGTCCCTGAGTACAGTCCTCAACAGGGTGAGCCCCAGAAATCGCCCTCTATGGGGGACAACCTGGACTGTCCCAGCTCAGCACACACCACCTGCCTGCAGGACCTTTTCTTCTCCTGA